In the genome of Quercus robur chromosome 3, dhQueRobu3.1, whole genome shotgun sequence, one region contains:
- the LOC126717887 gene encoding cytochrome P450 CYP82D47-like, whose protein sequence is MANIFAFFLFLFFLLYLCISRRVQKSDSKRKVPPKAGSAWPLIGHLHLLGGSQPPHITLGNMADKYGPIFTIWLGVHRTLVVSSWEIAKECFTTNDKAFANRPKGLALEILGYNYAMFGFSPYGPYWRQVRKMAMLEVLSNHRLETLKHIREAEVDNSIKEIFELLGKKNKVFVEMERWFGYTTLNMVSRMVVGKQFGGTTTKENEGNDEYRKAMREFFDLSGTFVVSDALPYLRWLDVGGYEKAMKKTATKLDHMVGEWLEEHKQRKLCGGMKEPQDFMDVLLSIVTDEDEISSYDADTIIKATCLGLILAATDTTTVTLTWALSLLLNNREALKKAKQELDIQVGRERQVKESDVKNLEYLQAILKETMRLYPAGPLLVPHESLEDCTLAGYNIPIGTRLLVNVPKLHRDPSVWVNPTEFRPERFLTTHKDVDVKGQHFELIPFGSGRRMCPGISFALQVTQLTLATLLHTFEIATPSNEPVDMTEKVGLTNLKATPLEVSLTPCLATQAYA, encoded by the exons ATGGCCAACATCTTCgccttttttctatttctcttctttcttttatacttaTGTATATCAAGAAGAGTTCAAAAATCTGATAGTAAAAGGAAAGTTCCACCGAAAGCTGGCAGTGCATGGCCTTTGATTGGCCATCTCCACCTATTAGGAGGGTCACAACCACCCCATATAACCTTGGGTAACATGGCTGACAAGTATGGACCAATCTTCACTATCTGGTTGGGTGTGCATCGAACTCTAGTAGTAAGCAGTTGGGAGATAGCTAAAGAATGTTTTACCACTAATGACAAAGCCTTTGCCAACCGTCCAAAAGGTCTAGCTCTAGAAATATTGGGCTACAACTATGCCATGTTTGGGTTTAGCCCTTACGGTCCTTACTGGCGCCAAGTGAGAAAGATGGCCATGCTGGAAGTCCTCTCAAACCACCGCCTTGAGACGCTCAAACACATTAGAGAGGCGGAGGTAGATAATTCTATAAAAGAGATATTTGAGCTATTGGGTAAAAAAAACAAGGTGTTTGTGGAAATGGAAAGATGGTTTGGGTACACAACACTAAACATGGTATCTAGGATGGTTGTAGGTAAGCAATTTGGTGGGACTACAACTAAGGAAAATGAAGGGAATGATGAATATCGAAAGGCAATGAGAGAATTTTTCGATTTGTCTGGGACATTTGTTGTGTCAGATGCACTTCCTTATCTAAGGTGGTTGGACGTGGGAGGATATGAGAAAGCTATGAAGAAGACAGCAACAAAATTGGATCATATGGTTGGAGAATGGCTAGAAGAACATAAGCAGAGGAAATTGTGCGGTGGGATGAAGGAACCCCAAGATTTTATGGATGTTTTGCTATCCATTGTCACTGACGAGGATGAGATTTCCAGTTATGATGCTGATACAATCATCAAAGCTACATGCTTG GGCCTTATCTTAGCGGCCACAGACACAACAACAGTAACATTGACATGGGCCCTCTCTTTACTTCTCAACAACCGTGAAGCTCTAAAGAAAGCTAAACAAGAATTAGACATCCAGGTTGGTAGAGAAAGGCAAGTGAAGGAATCAGATGTGAAAAATTTGGAGTATCTCCAAGCTATCCTTAAAGAAACAATGCGTTTATACCCAGCTGGACCACTCTTAGTGCCACACGAGTCCTTGGAAGACTGTACTTTGGCTGGCTATAACATCCCAATAGGTACACGACTTCTTGTTAATGTTCCAAAACTCCATCGAGACCCAAGTGTGTGGGTGAATCCAACTGAATTTCGACCTGAAAGATTCCTTACAACTCACAAGGATGTTGATGTTAAGGGCCAACATTTTGAGTTGATACCATTTGGCAGTGGTAGAAGAATGTGCCCTGGGATTTCATTTGCTTTACAAGTTACACAACTCACACTAGCTACCTTGTTGCACACTTTCGAAATTGCAACCCCATCTAATGAACCAGTGGACATGACTGAGAAAGTTGGACTTACCAACCTAAAAGCCACCCCATTAGAAGTCAGTCTTACTCCTTGCCTTGCAACTCAAGCATATGCATAA
- the LOC126719563 gene encoding uncharacterized protein LOC126719563 produces the protein MVDEQQKGNMEHGVFKAKVWLPITKTLNEQTGKGFTPKQVKDKHNRLRQKQRKWGQLLRHTGLGWDETTQTVTAFDEVWANVIAGDNKAAALGKKGCPDYEKLKQLFAPNTAIGSLQIFSNTPAPDSDEERVLEEELANEEREAHRILLDDDDCYNPNMEGVTQDDPTVDEQTQCTDKRPMEEPTTKVKKVAKKNDRASEMTMALQEYTALARERVSSAANIIAILLGIGIMVSPSDPFWQYDFDDAYFNSDNDDMDSGGCGDDMDTSLSDDDMDISDCDDDMTTSADTDSKYDSEEEEF, from the exons ATGGTCGATGAACAACAAAAGGGGAACATGGAACATGGTGTCTTTAAGGCCAAAGTTTGGTTACCAATTACGAAAACCCTAAATGAGCAAACCGGGAAGGGTTTCACCCCTAAGCAAGTGAAAGACAAGCATAATAGGCTTaggcaaaaacaaagaaagtggGGCCAGCTTTTGAGGCATACCGGGTTGGGGTGGGATGAGACAACCCAAACGGTGACTGCTTTTGATGAGGTGTGGGCTAACGTGATTGCG GGGGATAATAAGGCAGCTGCATTAGGGAAGAAAGGGTGTCCTGATTATGAGAAGCTCAAGCAACTTTTTGCCCCTAATACTGCAATTGGTTCCCTTCAAATTTTCTCAAACACACCAGCCCCAGATAGTGATGAAGAGCGTGTCCTGGAAGAGGAACTTGCCAATGAGGAACGTGAGGCACATCGTATCTTgttggatgatgatgattgcTACAATCCTAACATGGAGGGCGTAACCCAAGACGATCCCACTGTTGATGAGCAAACCCAATGCACGGACAAACGTCCCATGGAAGAGCCTACTACCAAGGTGAAGAAGGTTGCCAAGAAGAATGATAGGGCTAGTGAGATGACCATGGCTCTTCAAGAGTACACTGCCTTGGCAAGGGAAag GGTGAGTTCAGCTGCTAACATTATTGCAATTCTCTTG GGTATAGGTATAATGGTCTCCCCCAGTGATCCTTTCTGGCAATATGATTTTGATGATGCTTATTTTAACTCCGACAATGATGACATGGacagtggtggttgtggtgatGACATGGACACTAGTTTGAGTGATGATGACATGGATATAAGTGATTGTGACGATGACATGACCACTAGTGCAGACACGGACTCGAAGTATGACAGCGAGGAGGAGGAGTTTTGA
- the LOC126717884 gene encoding uncharacterized protein LOC126717884 encodes MSPFKKAAVKGGSSKGKEPVIDVDDYPPQTKGTRSSSKRFDPNKFRSYAAYQSHENYFQNATPLLERTVDQSSLHDTDIPKWFAHKDWNYLLSDLDDAYENLVKEFYANAIVEEGELKCWVRKKSFSVSPTYLAEIFHINRPIFRHSPVYDDLCPDEELLKESLGQDLEFSPNGKSISVSSLSPKLRVLTIVMFHNLYPLSSTGYMNLGRALFLHDLISDVEIDICAHIFHVLCKTVLRTESRTCIPFCCLISRILKLKGIYPTADESPLSQNQVQSTCVHSMQALDIVGREPNQKLLHLTVALISALSSLMRNLIALYPLSTS; translated from the coding sequence atgtcaccattcaagaaagctgctgtgaaaggaggtagttccaaagggaaggaacccgtaattgatgttgatgattacccacctcaaacaaaagggactcgctcttcatcaaagagattcgatcccaacaagttcagatcctatgcagcctatcagtctcaTGAGAATTACTTTCAaaatgccacaccattactagaaagaactgtggatcagtcctcacttcatgacactgacattccgaaatggtttgctcacaaggactggaattaccttctctctgatctggaTGACGCGTATGAAAatttggtaaaagaattttatgccaacgcaattgtggaagaaggtgaacttaagtgctgggttcggaaaaagagcttttctgtctctcctacatatctAGCAGAAATctttcacatcaacagaccaattttccgacattcaccggtttatgatgatctctgtcctgacgaggagcttctcaaagaaagtcttggtcaagacttggagttctcacccaatggaaaatccatcagtgtttcctctctttctccaaaactgagagtgcttacaattgtgatgtttcacaatttgtaccctttatcaagcactgggtatatgaacctcggacgtgctttgtttcttcatgatctaatctctgatgtggaaatagacatctgtgctcatatctttcatgttctgtgCAAAACTGTTCTTCGAACTGAGTCTCGGACATGCATTCCTTTCTGttgtctcatttcacggatcttgaagctcaagggaatctatccaacggcagatgaatctcctctctctcaaaaccaagtccaatcaacatgtgtacattcaatgcaagcattggacatagtcggaagagagccaaaccagaaacttctgcatctcacagtggctCTCATTTCAGCACTCTCTTCTttgatgagaaacttgatcgcattgtatcctctatccacgagttga